ATTAAAACCTGCCTGAATGGACTTGTTATTCTCCATGAGTTCTGTCTGCAGATCATGGTCTAGTAGCTAgcattgctgcttctggatcatggggtcccgggttcgattcgtggccaggttggggactttctctgcctggtaactgggtgtttgtgttgtcatcatcatcatcatcatcatcaacattatcatcatcatcattcgtgacattgGCTACAATGGACTGTGTTAAAAAAATAGACTGTAAACTTGGTGATACAAATTCACAACAGGGCcttggtggtggcagtggtggtggtggtgggaggggaaaCGCTTTCAAATGGAGAAATGCACAACCAAAGCAATGTTTGTGCTAGACAATATAACATTGCTTTGCAGATTCCTGCCCTGGTACTCAGTGGTAATGTGATGGGTAGAAATCGAGACACTGAACAACAAATCAGGTGTACTTTTCCCTTGAGGAATTTTAGATGGGTTTCAACAGTGTTGGAACAATCTTgataatataaaaatgttcaaaagaaCATACCTTCTTTGCATGATGTTGATGTTTCTGAGATAAAAGCTTTTTATAGGCTTGCTTGTATTAACAGCAGTCTCCAACCCTGACATCAAATGCATTGACAATATTTCCTTAGTAGATGGAAGCAGATGTTATATTTTCATGGCAATGTATCAAACGACCCACAAGGGTAGCGAAGAGCACTAATatgctgcttcctggattcgggtagctACAGCAAACCTGGATCGAATCCGCACAGAGGATTAACGAtgaagggccggtgtgccagccagcctggaaggggtttttaggcggttttcctcatcctaataggtgaataccgggctggtccccacgtttcacctcagttacacagctcgcaaacATTTGCAGACATTCGCACTTTCCCATGAATTACACTGGACGCAAACAGTTGGGGTGTATAAaatctggcggggggggggggcgtctttgGGAGTTGTGACCCCATCACAATACTAGCCTATATATGCATTGTCATGTCACAACCAGCCTCAGCCGAAAGACCGAGTAAAGGTGGTGAAGTCCCATTAATCCCCTGACCCAACTAGTTGTTGGATAGAGAgtaccggtatatatatatatatatatatatatatatatatatatatagaacgtaAGAAACGGTTTTTGTTCATGATGACAGCTCTTTGGTTTGAGAATCAAGAGAACAACGGAAGGAATAAAGTAGAGGTAACAGCTTTAGTGCCAAAATTTCTAACCATCAGTGGTGTGAGCCATCAGCACTGTTACTGTCCAGGCTGTAGTATGTGTGTTGATAAAATACATGTGCACTTCCATTATCACTGCATGAACAGTTTATGAATGTGCATGCCACAAAAAATGTTGTGCAGTAAATATTAAGGATATGACACAAGTACCCAGTACCTATACAATGGTTACATGGAGGGCTCTAAAACAATTGATAATTAACATCAAACTTTACTTATTGTTGAATTTTTCAGCAAATTCTCTTTCTTATCCTGGTTTGTTTATGGTTCACTGGCAtagcataaaattttaattgtaagttttataTCTAGTACTTTGAGAAAAAGAAAGCTATTTGTCTGAAACCTTacttgcatatttttttatttctttcttaattATTAACGTTCAGTTACTTAACTTCCATATGTATGAAAATGCATGTTGTACCTAATTGAGTTTAAAAAAGCTACAATATCTAATGATACAGTTGTCAACTTCTAGAATCTGGCACACACCATGATACCAGTTACGTTAAAAAAATCGTGTGATcctaattaagagtttaaaaacaCTCGAAATTTACCAGATACCATGCCACGCAAAACTATATCCCCAAGAAAACGCAAAACAGTCAAAAGTCGCAGAGCAAAAGATAGCACTGGGTATGCATGCCATCAGTAGTTCATACTCTTTCATGTCAAACATGATGCACATACTGGGGACCTGAAAGGCATCACAGTTCTGTTCTGTGGGAAAGGGTTTAACTGCAGGTGGAATAATGGGACCCAGATACTACAGGGGTAGCTCATGCATCAGCTGTTACCACTGCCACACAATATGTGGTGTCAGCTAGCGGTGTCTAATGGGTGATGAAGTGGCCATTTATATGTGTGCCCTTCAGTCAATGGTGTTCTGCAATGCCAGATGACCAGATGTTAGgaagatgtaaaaattttcaaaaaggCTCAGTGCAAATATATTGGAAAATTTACAACTATTTACatcttttcagacagtatttccatTTGTGCAAGGCTTCATACAAGTTGCAGTGCCAAAAACACAGTCTTAGATTAAAACCACCTGCAAGTGTGTCATTTACATTCATTCATCAGTATGCAGATTTTTCCCTTGATTAATGTGACATTGATTCTTGTTCATGAACCGTCATTATTCACCTGATTAACATCCATTCTAGATACCTAACAAAATGTTGAAGCTTGCACTAGTTCTTTACTCATTGGGAATCAAACAAAAACAATCTGTTAATTAGGTGAAATAAATTTATCATTTCCAAAGGTGAAAGTGTTTGCGAAACAAAAAAAGATAATGGGAGaagaacatttaaaaattatttctcttaaTTAAATCTTAAATACCTTGAATGTAAGAATTTTTTTGATACATTTAATAAATTGGTGTAAACTGTTAACTTGTAGTACTGTATTTTGAAAAGATTGTAACACATGAAAGTGAATTATTTTAAGTctcatttaaaatttcaaatgaaatcAGCAGTGATTCAGATTCATCATTATTGAATTTCCTGTGGTTAATTTCGGTTTAAACCATTTTTACCTCATCAGTTCTTTCCTTCTGgaggaatataataattttaaATCATTAACAGTTACTAAATATGCAATTTCTTATGCACTTTTATGACTTGTGGCCTATAGTACTGGATTTATGGACACTCAAATATTGTTTCTTTGTTGTATATATATCAACATTTAACATTCTTGTCCTCACTCTTCAGATTGACTCAGACTACTGGTGGGAGCTGTGGCATATCATGTGAAGGAATTTGTCACCATGGGCTGGTCCAGGATGATTCGGTGATAGACGAGGAGAAGTCAACACATGAGTTTGGTACAGAAAATGTGATTATTGATAAGGAATACTCAGTAGCCCCCCCATATGACTGTAGTAAGAGGGAAAAGGAATTACATCTATATAGCTGTGATTTCTGCCAACAGAACTTTCCTTCAAAATACAGACTCATAATGCATGTGTTTATGCACATTGATGGCATGCAACCACCTTtgtatgtttgtaagtggtgtggtgAGGTATTTCACAGTAAGGTTAGTTTGAAAacacatttgagaatgagagagaaTTATCATGGCTTAACTGCTTGCCACCATGAAAAATATGACTATAGTGATGAGCATCAAAGCAGTATCTTCTTGGATAGTGAGCCAGAAGTTTCTGTTACAGAACACATTGAACAGTCTTCATATAAGGAAACGTGGAAAACTTCAAAGAAGGCCTCTAATGACATGTGTAACACACACAAGACAAATGATGCAATAAGTGCTTATGGAATTTTATCTACAGCTGTTAATGTCAGTGCCCAGGCTGATCTACATATTGCAAACAGAACCAACAAATGTGGTATTTGTGCCAAATGGTTTGCTAGGTCAGGCGATCTGAAGACTCatttattaattcacactggaatgaaagttcacaaatgtgagatttgtgggaaatcttttactttGTTAGGCAGTCTCAAGAAgcacattaattcacactggaaacaaacctcacaaatgtgagatttgttgaAAATGTTTTGCTAGATCAGATTGTCTCAAGACTCATGTATTAGTTCACACTGGAAAGaagcctcacaaatgtgagatttgtgcaaAATGTTTTGCTACGTCAGGTTGTCTCAAGACTCATGTATTAATTCAcagtggaaagaaacctcacaaatgtgagatttgtggaaaaAGTTTTACTACATCAGGTTATCTCAGGACtcatgtattaattcacactggaaagaaaccctacaaatgtgagatttgtgggaaatgttTTGCTATAAAAGGTTATCTCAAGACtcatgtattaattcacactggaaagaaagctcacaaatgtgagatttgtgcaaaatgttttgctacatcagGTTGTCTCAAGACtcatgtattaattcacactggaaagaaacctcacaaatgtgagatttgtggaaaaTGTTTTACTACATCAGGTTATCTCAAGACTCATGTATtatttcacactggaaagaaaccctaCAAATGTCAGATTTGTgggaaatgttttgctacatcagGTTATCTCAAGACtcatgtattaattcacactgCAAAGAAACcctacaaatgtgagatttgtgggaaatgttTTGCTACGTCAGGTTATCTCACGAATCATGTgctaattcacactggaaagaaacctcacaaatgtgtgaaatcttttgcTAGGTCAGGGAATCTCAAGAGGCatttattaattcacactggaaaggaaCCTCACAACTGTGAGATTTGTGGGTAATCTGTTGCTACGTCAAGCTATCTCAACAGACAAACATTAATTCAcgctggaaagaaacctcacaaatgtgagatttgtgggaaatattTTGCAGAGTCAGGCGATCTCAAGAAACAAACATTCATACACACCTAGAAACGACCTCACAAATGTGAAATTTGTGGCAAATCATTTGCTAGATCAGGTGATCTCAAGACAGATGCATTAGTCCACATGGGAAGGGGACCTCACAAATGTGACATCTGTGACAAAAGTTTCACTCAGTTGGGTACTTTCAAGACACATGCATTACTTCACATCAGAAAGTAACTACAAGTAATTGTTAGTTTATGCACATAGATTTTCCTGGTTGGTGCCCTCAAGGCCTATAAAATAATGAACGTAGTAGGGGGACAATAAATTGTAATGCCTGTGAAATAACATTAAAGTGTGGTAGAATTGTGAAAAAAGTGCAATAATGTGTACTATATTGAGGTAACAgataatttgaaaaacaaaaatcccTATCTGTAGCTTGAGATGTTAAGAAATTGTATTACTAAATACTCCAGAAACATGAATCAAATGTGTTTTTGTCGTTAACACTGTCAATAGTTATAATTACCACGCAATATTCAGTATAAGGCCAAGGAAATGTGATGACTTGCTGCTTATTATTCCAAACAAAGTCATTATGTAGTACTCGTTACTTTGCATTTGAGAAAGTGACAGCAAAAATATATTCATGGCACTTCCTTCACTGAGGCTCGTAAACTCAACACTTGAGACCCATGATTATGGCAATTATTTTACTCAGGTATTTTTCCTTAAGAGACTTGCTATATATGTCTTTAACCCGTTAGCGCCGGAATTAATTTTTtcgtgatattttttaaaaaattgcgttattatgtctgtaatagtcataaattacacaacagagttgttttgacgaaagtcattaccgccattagcaagatatttgatgttgccatatggcaacactagGTGCTTTCACTACCTAATTTTTTATGGATTACAacttcaactaaaataagtaggttattgaaatttcttattacatatacaagttttgtgcaaatttattattcagtcttcagCATACAATTGATACTTTATAGCACAGTACAATTAAGAATCAAACTCTGAACTCAGCgttattttacatgaaatggaataaaacagtcaatacacaatcccacagtacactttgaacacattgttctcacaattggtttacagtccttgtgtgcacacctttccttcttctttccttctgtgtgctggacgaggtggtcagtcttatcaaacctaattgaaCCTGATATGCAGCTGTCGGAACATGCCCTTGATGCAGATGGACTCCGGGCTCCTTTTGGTACAGCTTGGTGTCTTTGCAAGTACACTGTTGCTATGTCTGTCTTGAAATCAAGCTGAGAAATGGTTTGGTTTCTTGCTTGATTATACAAAATCCAGATGTTTTGTATGGCGACATCTAACATCCATGTAAAGAgacaccagtaccatttcttgTTTCTTATTGCAATGCGATAGCATgctagattctgatccatctgatGAGTACCTCCCATATACGTACTagatttggctaccagttttggtctgggaatcattatatttcgcttttttagttgtgagaatctcttgacttggccaacttcttgtgcaccacatgaagaagagatcattgtgacaacGGAGTTGTCCAGCCACTGCACATACAATAATCCATCACTCTTCTTTATTGCTGTCTCAAAATATCCCCAATCtttcttggaaaataattttttgttttccagTATACATTCCTTAGGAAGTCTGTTTTCTCTTATGGTACCAATGGCAGAGTATCCACAGTACTTGAGAAATGAAAATAGAGATGCCCCTGTAAATAGATTGTTCATGTAGAAGTTGTAGCAAATTTTTCTGTTCACTTCAGGAATTTCATCCAATAAAACAAGTAAGGGACTTGCCGACTTGCCAAACAACTGCTCATAGACTGCTTTTCCCTTACGAACTTTTCCCTGATATGGTTCATAATTCACCAAATATCCATCTTTAGTATTTAGGCTCCATATTTTATAGCCGAATCTAATTGGCTTACCACGAATGAACTGGTTGCATCCATGGTGGCCGTAGTACTTCACCATATAATTCGTCATATGACAGGTGTTCTTCaggtacaaaattctcaatgcagcACTTCTTCAACATCTCCATAACTGGACGAATTTTCCATGCCTGTCATTTCCATGGATCTTAGTGTTATCTGCACAGTGCAGAAACCTGCATATTTGTAGAAATCTGTCTCTTCTCATAGACTGAGACACAGCCAAGTTTTTCAAGTCATCTTTTGAGTCCCAATAATTTCTTTTAGAAGGTAACTTATTGTAGCCACTGAGATACAAAATAGAGATGAAACACGATATTTCGTCTGCTGTAATTTTTGGATCCTGACAATTGAGAAATAGTGCATAAAGCTTTGTTTCTTTCAGTAAATGCTCAATAAATTCCTGGCCAATGGAAAGTTCTAATAGGTCAATGATCGACATGTTTCCATAGCTTGAGTAGTCAGGTTTTGGAAATGTAGAGGTAATTTGACTGTCAAAGTCAGCTCCTTTCTCCCACTGCCTCCCACATGTATCTTTTTCAGAAGCCCAGATCACGATATTGTCCGATAATAAGGTAGATCTTACCTCAGATACAGATGGCTGTGGTATATTTGGACGTTGTGTAGCTGTTTCAGGTACAATTGGATCTTGTGCAGTACGCATTAATGGACTTGGCGGATTACAGTGCTCATATTCAACACCAATCCTTTCGTTATTTGGCATCCTTATTTCAGCATTAGCTCGTAGTTGTCGAGAGGACAGGTTGTCTAATAATCtgtaaaaataagaaatgaaatagcaAATCATAATAAAGTCGGCATCAGTATACAAACAATTACAAACCAATGATAGGCATACTTACCCGCCAACATGTTCATCTCCCGAATCTTCATCTGTGTCTACATTCGGATCTGGGGGCTTAAGAAACACATCACCTTCAATATCGTCATTATAAAGAATCTCGAGCGCCTCAGCAAGCGAGAAACctcttgtaaaacaaaaaaaaaaatcgtccttTTACTGAGTACAGGCGCctagtgttgccatatggcaacaccgacGTTCAAACGGACTAAATGAACGTAATTTACTTCACAACAAGCAGTAACCTCCCAAGaatatatatttgagtatttaaagcacaaccatactAAAAAACCAAATTTTATATCGTAACttactgtgtaaaacatacttactcgaaCTTATACTCCATTTTTCTTCGTCGTACAGCAAACAACGACTTCCAACACTGCTTACGCCGCAGAACTTAAATGTATTGTTAAAGCTGTTGCATTGTAGTTATCTATACAGTCTTGCGGAACGGaatccagtgctgccaacactctcgcttcgttgatgtcgtggaatcatcgatttaaaaaaagtgttacaaacattGTATTATGGCAACACACAGCACTGATGGGTTAATAGTGTGTACATTTATGTTCTGTTAGTACTAATCCTGCATTAGTAAACGTAACAAAAGATATAgcaacctgcttaatagcatgtttgtccaCCTGTGGAACACAATACAATGACAATTCTACATGATATGGATTTGACATGCCTTTTACACATTTATGGATGTATGTTGCACCAGTTGTATTCCACACGTTCAGATCAGCTAAATGGAGTGGTCGAGACATCAGTGTTAGTTACCATGCTACTCAGACCACTGTGGAGTCGTTCTGCACATGTGGCATGGACAGTTACCCTGCTGAAAGATGCCTTCACCATGGGAGAGCACATCAGGCGTGAACGAATCTGTCAGTTGCAACATAGGTCACATAGTCTGCAACTGCCATGATGCTTTCGATTACTACCAGATGTCCCAAAGGAGCCCAAGTGACTGTCGCATAGCGCAATTGGCCCTCCATCTGGTATCATTCACCTAAATGATAGCATATCTGGATGTGACAACtgatctagtgtaacaggaaatgtcacCCATCCTGACAGTTGACATTTGCATTGACCTTCATTCCAACGTCAATGATCCCTTGCCCACTGCAGTTGCAATTGAACATTTTTGTGGATCGGTATGGAAACATACAGTGACTGTATgttgtggagccccatgttcaaaaaagtacattgaattgtgtgttcaaaaacatgaatggctgcagcaTCATTGTTTTCTGTCATTAGATATGCCACACATTGCCACATGTccagctttacagagcaggcaagcctctggCTGCCATGATTTGTGATGAAGTATAGATGTATTACACCTTTTCATAATGTTATGGATTTATCATCTTTgggacatcatctttcagctggCACTAAGTTAGGGCTAAGTCTCTGTTCCAGTCTTGGCTGAATGGTAATGTGCAGGGTGTTAACATGCGACTGTTGCATGGGTGTTATACAACAAGATCTCTAAGGCTTTGGTTACTTCCAAAGTTGCAGTCAGTTTACACATTCCCTGTGTATAGTTATTACGTCACGCTGGTAATATTGCATTATTAGCACAGTGGCTATATTATGGATTGTCAGTTGGTAGCCAAAAGGTTGTCTTCCATGT
This DNA window, taken from Schistocerca serialis cubense isolate TAMUIC-IGC-003099 chromosome 11, iqSchSeri2.2, whole genome shotgun sequence, encodes the following:
- the LOC126427160 gene encoding zinc finger protein 26-like; this encodes MFSNPELNPLGVKMEEVEASTRYASDSARLTQTTGGSCGISCEGICHHGLVQDDSVIDEEKSTHEFGTENVIIDKEYSVAPPYDCSKREKELHLYSCDFCQQNFPSKYRLIMHVFMHIDGMQPPLYVCKWCGEVFHSKVSLKTHLRMRENYHGLTACHHEKYDYSDEHQSSIFLDSEPEVSVTEHIEQSSYKETWKTSKKASNDMCNTHKTNDAISAYGILSTAVNVSAQADLHIANRTNKCGICAKWFARSGDLKTHLLIHTGMKVHKCEICGKSFTLLGSLKKHINSHWKQTSQM